One genomic segment of Nicotiana tabacum mitochondrion, complete genome includes these proteins:
- the orf25 gene encoding hypothetical protein (CDS is reported in Acc# X06310) has protein sequence MRLSSTNMQARKMLFAAILSICASSSKKISIYNEEMIVALCFIGFIIFSRKSLGKTFKVTLDGRIQAIQEESQQFPNPNEVVPPESNEQQRLLRISLRICGTVVESLPMARCAPKCEKTVQALLCRNLNVKSATLPNATSSRRIRLQDDIAIKMHVLVGKRFCPRCSSKAERVEFIRESLVVLRMVRVGDSLKNKELE, from the coding sequence ATGAGATTGAGTTCCACGAATATGCAGGCTAGAAAGATGCTATTTGCTGCTATTCTATCTATTTGTGCATCAAGTTCGAAGAAGATCTCAATTTATAATGAAGAAATGATAGTAGCTCTATGTTTTATAGGCTTTATCATATTCAGTCGGAAGAGTTTAGGTAAGACTTTCAAAGTGACTCTCGACGGGAGAATCCAGGCTATTCAGGAAGAATCGCAGCAATTCCCCAATCCTAACGAAGTAGTTCCTCCGGAATCCAATGAACAACAACGATTACTTAGGATCAGCTTGCGAATTTGTGGCACCGTAGTAGAATCATTACCAATGGCACGCTGTGCGCCTAAGTGCGAAAAGACAGTGCAAGCTTTGTTATGCCGAAACCTAAATGTTAAGTCAGCAACACTTCCAAATGCCACTTCTTCCCGTCGCATCCGTCTTCAGGACGATATAGCCATAAAGATGCACGTCTTAGTGGGGAAAAGATTTTGCCCCCGGTGTAGCTCGAAAGCAGAAAGAGTAGAATTCATTCGAGAGAGCTTGGTGGTCTTAAGAATGGTTCGGGTGGGGGATTCTCTTAAGAATAAAGAATTAGAATAG